From a region of the Daphnia pulicaria isolate SC F1-1A chromosome 1, SC_F0-13Bv2, whole genome shotgun sequence genome:
- the LOC124312837 gene encoding myosin-11-like, translating into MTNPQTTISDTSFTAINESLIDEIDLEEDAYVNSLADSVLKEFGSSVYLTGEAKEKVLEKLGTYFVELKADPNKFNPLLQNVREAHSREVDFRNKAFKIFKRELLFKQLALDEYAKNLEQDVANETKKIEKEVDKVRREFSKKVADSYLENTRLTAEVETLTRTNFKQATLIADFNNRPKESQASDESKTFLTEYETVKTNLEKAKSEIIGQNDCINDLRDSLSQLKEDTEDKIKQLNHSYNLLDNAHEALKNASKLTEDDVTTLTNKNQELSQKLDTLQIEANSKEASIKLLKTTKRDLSNKISDLEQELKAKDLYIQKHLKSTLVADTQTHSKPTQTTNIITMTLGNSNEDAPITKSHLRELYSQDERKSIPIFKGKRGEQLVNNWLKDAERVAQSAGWEKKDKIKYFSDRLRGDAADWHSDYMERAQDEEDYDAWEKALINRFLTETELENLRKQLNELRQTPDQSTQTFVSRINQLYDIIHGKEITLGDKATNEARALAISLSQMRGEAKQKILLKGLLPKILKVVWSRMDVDSAYEDVCEIAYAAETLVNRMEQNEDKSLKATIAGISAHDNEQDIEILRQKTKIVHLEKQLAGLTIGKNAPQENNEIDFPSIAVADAFNRHRSPSGDRRRFQNLSEYPQHFRNQTFRAHQVPRQNNFVTSGPPGARPQHNAWKSKISQAPYTYNQASERYAYEENA; encoded by the exons ATGACGAATCCTCAAACAACAATTAGCGACACTTCGTTTACTGCTATTAATGAGTCTTTAATTGATGAGATAGACCTTGAAGAAGACGCGTACGTAAATTCCTTAGCTGATAGCGTACTAAAA GAGTTTGGAAGTTCAGTTTATCTTACCGGTGAggctaaagaaaaagttttagaaaaattagggACATATTTCGTAGAATTAAAAGCAGACCCCAATAAATTTAACCCTTTGTTACAAAATGTTAGAGAAGCTCATAGTCGAGAAGTAGATTTTCGGAATAaagcatttaaaatatttaagagGGAACTTCTTTTCAAACAATTAGCATTAGATGAGTATGCAAAGAATCTTGAACAAGACGTAgcgaacgaaacgaaaaagattgaaaaagagGTAGATAAAGTAAGGAGAGAATTTTCAAAGAAAGTAGCTGATTCTTATCTAGAAAACACCCGTTTAACAGCAGAAGTAGAAACATTAACCcgaacaaattttaaacaagCAACTTTAATAGCAGATTTTAATAATAGACCCAAAGAAAGTCAGGCAAGCGATGagagtaaaacatttttgacagAATATGAGACAGTTAAAACCAATCTAGAAAAAGCTAAGAGCGAAATCATAGGACAGAACGACTGCATAAATGATTTAAGGGATTCTCTATCACAACTTAAGGAAGATActgaagataaaataaaacaactaaaCCATAGCTACAATCTATTAGACAACGCACACGAAGCTTTGAAGAACGCAAGTAAATTAACAGAAGACGACGTAACAAcacttacaaataaaaaccaagaacTATCTCAAAAGCTAGACACATTGCAAATTGAAGCCAACTCCAAAGAAGCAAGcataaaacttttgaaaacaacCAAACGAGACTTGTCCAATAAAATCTCTGACCTCGAACAAGAACTTAAAGCTAAAGATTTATacattcaaaaacatttgaaatcaaCTTTAGTAGCAGATACGCAAACCCATTCAAAGCCCACCCAAACAACTAATATTATAACCATGACATTAGGCAATAGTAATGAAGATGCACCAATAACTAAGAGCCATTTACGCGAATTATATTCACAGGACGAACGTAAATCTATCCCGATTTTCAAAGGCAAAAGAGGAGAGCAGTTAGTTAATAATTGGTTAAAAGATGCGGAAAGAGTCGCACAAAGCGCAGGGTGggagaagaaagataaaattaaatatttttcagataGACTAAGAGGAGATGCTGCGGATTGGCATAGTGATTATATGGAAAGAGCACAAGATGAGGAAGATTACGATGCATGGGAAAAAGCTTTAATAAATAGATTTCTTACAGAAACAGAGTTAGAAAATTTAAGGAAACAATTAAACGAGCTTCGGCAGACCCCCGATCAAAGCACACAGACTTTCGTTAGTAGAATTAATCAGTTATATGACATCATTCACGGAAAAGAAATTACATTAGGTGACAAAGCGACGAACGAAGCTAGGGCATTAGCAATATCTCTGAGTCAAATGAGAGGCGaagctaaacaaaaaattcttttaaagggTCTCTTGCctaaaatattgaaagtaGTTTGGAGCCGCATGGATGTTGATAGTGCTTACGAAGACGTATGCGAAATCGCCTACGCCGCGGAAACTTTAGTTAATAGAATGGAACAGAATGAAGATAAGAGTTTAAAGGCCACTATAGCAGGTATCTCTGCACACGATAACGAGCAAGATATAGAGATCTTGCGGCAGAAAACAAAGATTGTTCATTTAGAGAAACAGTTAGCCGGTCTAACTATCGGAAAAAATGCTCCACAGGAAAACAACGAGATTGATTTTCCCTCAATAGCAGTTGCCGACGCCTTTAACAGACACAGATCACCTTCCGGCGATCGTAGACG ATTTCAGAATTTAAGTGAATATCCTCAGCATTTTCGAAACCAAACGTTTCGTGCCCATCAGGTACCGCGCCAGAATAACTTCGTTACCTCAGGTCCCCCTGGAGCTAGGCCACAGCATAACGCTTG GAAAAGCAAAATCAGTCAAGCACCTTATACGTACAACCAAGCTTCCGAACGTTATGCCTATGAGGAGAACGCCTGA